The following proteins come from a genomic window of Candidatus Leptovillus gracilis:
- a CDS encoding glycosyltransferase family 2 protein: MDMKISVIIPVWNGAAVLPGCLEALAAHADDSLQEIICVNNASTDDSANIVAQFALVHLLDQPVNLGFAGGVNVGLAAAQGDVLVLLNQDCLVHAGWLTAVTTTFTQYKTCGVVGGIIYNEDGAIDHTGAHISQPEGYGVHETAVRSTDTPYPVEYVTGALFAIRRQAWQDIGPLDDAFYPGYFEESDYCYRARRLGYQSLCAPGVQATHLRSSRAWQQDPIRHNANQHRSRYRFIAKHFSATEVAAFAAAEERALGQPDVHPHQTMGRLLALRDTLRDLPAITARRQQDLEQPPTPEHERLLSVSFTHLLHRVWARAHETDTAVAHHRAALQQTKTQLDQLQQQQYDLLRAIYFKHPQDTQPESTARRLWRRLVLRPLSVITLRDYFLHAKLGYLHAAYLDQLTHQLALTQRLLETQTNQRLELLETVADYEYR, translated from the coding sequence ATGGATATGAAAATTTCCGTCATCATCCCTGTCTGGAATGGCGCGGCCGTCCTGCCCGGCTGCCTGGAAGCGCTGGCCGCCCATGCCGACGATTCCTTGCAGGAAATCATCTGCGTCAACAATGCCTCCACCGACGACTCGGCCAACATTGTGGCCCAGTTTGCGCTGGTCCACCTGCTCGATCAGCCGGTGAACCTGGGCTTCGCCGGCGGCGTCAACGTCGGTCTGGCGGCCGCCCAGGGCGACGTATTGGTCTTGCTCAATCAAGACTGCCTGGTCCATGCGGGCTGGCTCACGGCCGTTACCACCACCTTCACCCAATACAAAACCTGCGGCGTCGTCGGCGGCATCATCTACAACGAGGATGGCGCCATAGACCATACCGGCGCGCATATCAGCCAACCAGAGGGGTATGGCGTCCATGAAACGGCCGTCCGCTCCACCGATACCCCTTACCCGGTCGAATACGTCACCGGCGCCCTGTTCGCCATTCGCCGCCAGGCATGGCAAGACATCGGCCCCCTGGACGACGCTTTCTACCCTGGTTACTTTGAAGAAAGCGACTACTGCTACCGCGCCCGGCGGCTTGGCTACCAGAGCCTCTGCGCCCCTGGTGTGCAGGCCACCCACCTGCGCAGCAGCCGCGCCTGGCAGCAAGACCCCATCCGCCATAATGCCAACCAGCACCGCTCCCGCTATCGCTTCATCGCCAAGCATTTCAGCGCCACAGAAGTTGCCGCCTTCGCCGCCGCCGAAGAACGCGCCCTCGGCCAGCCAGACGTCCATCCCCACCAGACGATGGGCCGCTTACTGGCCCTGCGCGACACCCTGCGCGATCTACCGGCCATCACCGCCCGCCGCCAGCAAGATTTAGAGCAGCCGCCCACGCCAGAGCATGAACGGCTGCTCAGCGTCAGCTTTACCCACCTGCTGCACCGCGTCTGGGCGCGCGCGCATGAAACAGATACGGCCGTTGCCCACCATCGCGCCGCCCTACAACAAACCAAGACCCAACTCGACCAACTGCAACAACAACAATATGACTTGCTGCGCGCCATTTACTTCAAACACCCCCAAGACACCCAACCCGAATCCACCGCCCGGCGCTTGTGGCGGCGATTGGTGCTGCGCCCCCTCAGCGTCATCACTCTGCGGGACTATTTCCTCCATGCCAAATTGGGCTACTTACACGCTGCCTACCTGGATCAACTTACGCACCAACTTGCCCTCACGCAGCGCCTCCTGGAAACCCAAACCAACCAACGTCTAGAATTGCTGGAAACAGTCGCCGACTATGAATACCGCTGA